The Vespula vulgaris chromosome 12, iyVesVulg1.1, whole genome shotgun sequence genome window below encodes:
- the LOC127068206 gene encoding uncharacterized protein LOC127068206: MYSIILPTLGATELPNKSHRHLQPTKKMRSLFEPSLKFLLIFYSLFHYSSAYRRDKRYLVFPTPSANAATKVQLILGLGLPMEVDVSMIIGYVMKFNYVLPYNASYLTDSFVRYERSIDHDDSVKENNGFDVRTSNIPGKGRITSRWELYEIIESVLENSHYGKVCLLRMICEVADVPFNRMHGLAGQLFRVLFTPSTTSDTFRSHADQEYHGAELAGRQNPERCQSIFSECPESLLEYFTEIRE, from the exons AtgtattcgattattttaccAACTCTCGGAGCGACCGAACTTCCGAACAAG TCTCATCGACACCTCCAACCGACTAAGAAAATGCGATCGCTCTTTGAGCCTTCGTTGAAATTTCTCTTaatcttttactctctttttcattattcttcgGCTTATCGACGAGACAAAAGATATTTGGTTTTTCCAACACCGAGTGCCAACGCAGCGACGAAAGTACAG CTAATCCTCGGGCTCGGTTTACCCATGGAGGTCGACGTCAGCATGATTATCGGATATgtgatgaaatttaattacgtCCTGCCCTATAACGCCTCCTACTTGACGGATTCATTCGTACGGTATGAGAGATCGATCGACCATGACGATTCCGTGAAGGAGAACAATGGATTTGACGTTCGAACATCAAATATACCTGGTAA AGGAAGAAT TACATCCAGGTGGGAACTCTACGAGATCATCGAATCGGTTTTGGAAAATTCGCATTATGGCAAAGTCTGTCTTTTAAGAATGATTTGCGAGGTTGCTGATGTACCATTTAACAGAATGCACGGACTCGCAGGACAATTATTTCGTGTACTTTTCAC GCCTTcaacaacctcggacacattTAGATCTCATGCCGATCAGGAATATCACGGTGCGGAATTGGCAGGTCGACAAAATCCCGAGCGATGTCAGAGTATATTTTCCGAATGTCCAGAAAGTCTGCTCGAATACTTTACTGAGATTCGAGAATAA
- the LOC127068207 gene encoding uncharacterized protein LOC127068207, whose product MAVADARTKVLFGLGLPMEEDISMTLGYVLKCNYDLPYNSSDFTRAHARFKKFTDNALPQGEKPEHRGLSRWTLYRMLESAMERLGSGKACLLRAVCESASNPFEKGRGLLGELLHVLLTPSTTFEEYEIYSDREYFAAETIGRNSNGRCGYFYAECQYNPLDYFTIIRAL is encoded by the exons ATGGCGGTAGCAGATGCGAGgacaaaa GTGCTTTTTGGTCTTGGTCTACCGATGGAGGAGGATATATCTATGACTCTCGGTTACGTGTTGAAGTGTAATTACGATCTACCCTACAATTCGTCGGATTTCACAAGAGCTCACGCACGATTTAAAAAGTTCACCGACAACGCTCTACCGCAGGGTGAAAAACCGGAGCACCGAg GTTTGAGCCGTTGGACCCTCTACAGAATGCTGGAATCAGCGATGGAAAGGCTCGGCTCCGGTAAAGCTTGTCTACTCCGTGCCGTTTGCGAATCAGCGTCGAATCCCTTCGAGAAAGGACGCGGACTCCTAGGGGAACTCTTGCACGTTCTACTTACACCCTCAACGACCTTCGAAGAATACGAAATCTACTCCGATCGTGAATATTTCGCGGCCGAGACGATCGGTCGGAACTCCAATGGGAGATGCGGATACTTTTATGCGGAGTGCCAATACAATCCGTTAGATTATTTTACGATCATCCGTGCCCTCTAA